A stretch of the Chanos chanos chromosome 1, fChaCha1.1, whole genome shotgun sequence genome encodes the following:
- the hmbox1a gene encoding homeobox-containing protein 1a: protein MSQYADEPRFTIEQIDLLQRLRHTGMTRQEILHALDTLDRLDNEHEKKFGRRPACGGRMGSSSEPANNDSSAALTSSAYSSSSNNNVTASSSTASAATQTAYQGTRLSPSPSNSCNISPPPVIPAPVPIAPITQNGRDSLAAMSNGKLSPPRYPVSNAAARVYGYEPTEEEMDIEDKVEELMRRDSAIIKEEIKAFLGNRRISQAVVAQVTGISQSRISHWLLQQGSDLSEQKKRAFYRWYQLEKTTPGATLAMRPAPMALEDIVEWRQTPPPISSTPGSFRLRRGSRFTWRKECLAVMESYFNENQYPDEAKREEIANACNAVIQKPGKKLSELERVTSLKVYNWFANRRKEIKRRANIEAAILESHGIDVQSPGGHSNSDDIDGNDYSEQGAGDQVLAGRAVPRAFGFSRGDQSFPTQDDSTSQSDHQDPITLAVEMAAVNHTILALAQQGGGGGGGGGGDDIKTEVLDDD from the exons ATGTCCCAGTATGCAGATGAGCCCAGATTCACCATCGAGCAGATCGACCTGCTGCAGCGGTTACGACACACTGGCATGACCAGGCAGGAGATCCTGCACGCTCTCGACACCCTGGACCGCCTGGACAACGAGCACGAGAAAAAGTTCGGCAGACGACCTGCATGCGGAGGACGTATGGGGAGCTCATCCGAACCAGCCAACAACGACAGCAGCGCCGCCCTGACCTCATCTGCgtactcctcttcctccaacAACAACGTGACCGCCTCTTCCTCCACCGCCTCTGCCGCCACTCAGACGGCTTACCAGGGCACCCGCCTCTCCCCGTCACCTAGCAACAGCTGCAACATCTCCCCTCCTCCCGTCATCCCCGCCCCCGTGCCAATAGCGCCCATCACCCAGAACGGGCGCGACAGCCTAGCTGCTATGTCCAATGGGAAGCTGTCCCCACCCCGATACCCCGTTAGTAACGCCGCAGCCAGGGTGTATGGCTATGAACccacagaggaggagatggacaTTGAGGATAAAGTGGAGGAACTCATGAG aagggACAGTGCCATCATTAAAGAGGAGATCAAAGCGTTCCTGGGAAACCGCCGTATTTCACAGGCAGTGGTTGCTCAAGTCACAG GTATTAGTCAGAGTCGCATCTCCCATTGGCTCCTCCAGCAGGGTTCGGACCTCAGCGAGCAGAAGAAACGGGCTTTCTACCGCTGGTACCAGCTGGAGAAGACCACGCCCG GTGCCACTCTGGCCATGAGACCCGCCCCCATGGCCCTGGAGGACATCGTGGAGTGGCGTCAGACTCCACCCCCCATCAGCTCCACCCCCGGTAGCTTCCGTCTCCGCAGAGGCAGTCGCTTCACTTGGAGGAAAGAGTGCCTCGCCGTGATGGAGAG cTACTTCAATGAGAACCAATATCCTGACGAAGCCAAAAGAGAGGAGATTGCCAATGCGTGCAATGCTGTCATACAAAAGCCAG GGAAGAAGCTTTCTGAACTGGAACGAGTCACGTCTCTGAAGGTCTACAACTGGTTTGCCAACAGGCGGAAAGAGATTAAGAGGAGAGCAAACATAG AAGCAGCAATCCTGGAGAGTCATGGGATTGATGTCCAAAGCCCTGGAGGTCATTCAAACAGCGATGACATTGACGGCAACGACTACAGTGAGCAGGGAGCTGGCGATCAAGTACTAGCAGGG agaGCAGTTCCCAGAGCCTTTGGTTTCAGCAGAGGTGACCAGTCATTCCCCACACAG gATGACAGCACCAGTCAAAGCGATCACCAGGACCCCATCACCCTGGCCGTGGAGATGGCAGCCGTCAATCACACCATCCTGGCGTTGGCGCAgcaaggagggggagggggagggggagggggaggcgACGACATCAAGACAGAGGTGTTGGATGATGACTGA